A single genomic interval of Helianthus annuus cultivar XRQ/B chromosome 13, HanXRQr2.0-SUNRISE, whole genome shotgun sequence harbors:
- the LOC110898873 gene encoding beta-glucuronosyltransferase GlcAT14A: protein MIKLKDCKCFHTEKPWAFPLAITSIVCLFLLLTCFNMGLIPPLYKINSYFPLFNPRVSSNHSIPHFAEQRVKSTHLESRSSTPRFAYLISGSKGDLNKLWRTLRALYHPLNYYVVHLDLESEPNERMELASRVEKDPMFAEVGNVYMIMKANMVTYRGPTMVSNTLHACAILLKRNKDWDWFINLSASDYPLVTQDDLLSAFRNLNRDWNFVEHTSQLGWKEDQRAMPLMIDPGLYENKKSDIFWVQPDRPLPTAFKLFTGSAWMVLSRSFVEYCIWGWDNLPRTLLMYYTNFVSSPEGYFQTVICNVPEFIPTVINHDMHFISWDNPPKQHPHVLNISDATKMFKSGAAFARKFDQDTTILDRIDSEILHRSNGSFTPGGWCRDIPSCSEVGKPILVKSGPGAKRLKKLINKLIRSAQNGNQCR from the exons ATGATAAAACTAAAAGATTGTAAATGTTTTCACACAGAAAAACCATGGGCATTCCCTCTTGCTATAACCTCAATTGTTTGTTTATTCCTCTTATTAACTTGTTTCAACATGGGCCTCATTCCACCCTTGTACAAAATCAATTCATATTTCCCATTATTCAACCCTCGCGTTTCCTCAAATCACTCGATCCCACATTTCGCCGAACAAAGAGTTAAATCGACCCATTTAGAATCTCGATCCTCCACCCCTCGTTTCGCTTATTTGATTTCTGGGTCAAAAGGGGACTTAAATAAGCTTTGGAGAACACTTAGAGCATTATatcatccattgaattattatgtTGTTCATCTTGATCTTGAGTCGGAGCCCAATGAACGAATGGAGCTTGCATCACGAGTTGAGAAAGATCCTATGTTTGCTGAAGTTGGGAACGTTTATATGATCATGAAAGCGAATATGGTGACGTATAGAGGGCCCACGATGGTGTCGAACACTCTTCATGCGTGTGCAATTCTGTTGAAAAGGAATAAAGATTGGGATTGGTTTATAAACCTTAGTGCATCTGATTATCCTCTAGTGACTCAAGATG ATCTCCTGTCTGCATTTCGTAATCTGAATCGAGACTGGAATTTTGTTGAGCACACAAGCCAATTGGGCTGGAAAGA GGATCAGAGAGCGATGCCTTTGATGATTGATCCTGGACTATATGAGAATAAGAAGTCTGATATCTTTTGGGTGCAACCAGACAGGCCTCTGCCAACTGCATTTAAATTGTTTACCG GATCTGCTTGGATGGTTCTATCGCGTTCGTTTGTGGAGTATTGCATATGGGGTTGGGATAATCTTCCAAGAACTCTACTCATGTACTACACAAACTTTGTCTCTTCACCCGAAGGTTACTTTCAAACCGTTATATGCAACGTTCCAGAATTCATTCCAACCGTGATTAACCATGATATGCACTTTATTTCATGGGACAACCCACCAAAGCAGCATCCACATGTCCTAAACATTAGTGACGCTACTAAAATGTTTAAAAGCGGGGCTGCATTTGCACGTAAGTTTGACCAAGACACAACTATTTTAGACCGGATTGATAGTGAAATACTACACCGATCTAACGGAAGCTTTACCCCGGGTGGATGGTGCAGAGATATCCCGTCTTGTTCTGAGGTCGGGAAACCGATACTGGTTAAATCGGGCCCAGGAGCTAAAAGGCTTAAAAAACTTATAAACAAGTTGATTCGATCGGCTCAAAATGGAAATCAATGTCGATAG